In the genome of Natronomonas salina, the window GACGCGGGCGCCGACGGCCTGCTGCTCATCTCGCCGTACTACAACCGCCCCCAACCCGAGGGCATGGAGCACCACTTCCGGCAGATCGCCGACGAGGTCGACCTGCCGCAGATCGTCTACAACGTCCCGAGCCGGACGGGCCGGAACATCGCCGTCGAGACCGCGGTCTCGCTGGCCGAACACGACAACGTCGTCGGCTACAAGGCCGCCAGCGGCGACCTCAACCGCATCAACGAGGTCGTCGAGCGGACCCGCGAGGAGAACTTCTCGGTGCTCTCCGGCGACGACGCGCTGACACTGCCGGTCATCGCGCAGGGCGGCACCGGCTGCATCTCCGTGGCGGCGAACGTCGAGCCCGAGCGGACGGTGGCGCTCGTCGGCGCGGCCCTGGAGAACGACTTCGACCGCGCACGCGAACTGCAGTACGAGATGGGCGACCTATTCCGGACGCTGTTCGTCGAGTCCAACCCCATCCCGATCAACGAGGCCATGGAGATCCGGGGCGTCCACTCCTCGACGATGCGGTCGCCGCTCAACCCGATGACCGATGAGAACCGCGAGCGACTGCGCGAGGTCCTCGCCGACCTGGAATGAGGCTGGTCGTCATCGGCGCGACGGGCCGGACCGGCGGCGAAATCGTCGCGGAGGCGAGCGACCGCGGCCACGACGTCGTCGGCGTCGCCACCGAGGCGGCCACGATCGAGAGCGTCGACGTCCACCCCAGCGACGACCTCGCCGAGGTGCTGGAGGGGGCCGACGCCGCCATCGACTTCACGGTCCCCGACGCCAGCCGCGAGCACGCGGCGCTCGCCGCCGAGGCCGGCGTCCCCTACGTCGTCGGGACGACCGGGTTCGACGAGCAGGGGATGTCCACGCTTCGAGAAGCCAGCGAGTCGGTGCCAGTCCTGAAGGCCTCGAACTTCGCCCGCGGCGTGCAGGCGCTGCTGCAGGTCGTCGAGGCCGGCGTCGAGGCGCTGCCGGGGTACGACGTCGAGCTCACGGAGACCCACCACAACGGCAAGCGGGACGCCCCGAGCGGCACTGCGAACACCATCTTGGATGTGGTCGACGAGGCGCGGGAAGAGAGTCTCGACCGCACCCACGGCCGCGAAGGCGAGCACCTGCGCGATGAGTCCGAGGTCGGCGTCCACGTCCGCCGGGCGGGCAACGTCCGCGGCGAACACGAGGTCATGCTCGCGGGCAACGACGAGGTCGTGACGCTGACCCACCGCGCCGAGTCGCGGCGGGTGTTCGCCGCCGGCGCCGTCGACGCCGCCGAGTGGCTCGCCGGCCGCGAGGCGGGCTGGTACGACTTCGCGGACGCGCTGTAGCCGACCGCTGCGCGAGTGGTTTTATCGGGCGGACGTTCGACTGCGCGGTATGAACCGACGGCACTTCCTCGGCGTCGCCACGACCGCGTCCCTGACCGGTTGCACCGGTTTCGTGGGCAACGAGGAGAACGGCGACCTCGACCTCACCGTCCAGAACGACCGCGACGGCCCGGTGTCCGTAGACGTCGAGGTCGTCGACGACGAGGGGACGACGCACGAGGAGGCGTCCAACCGGATCGACAGCGGCGTCGCCCGGAGCGCCCAGGTGACGGTCGGGTCGGCCGGCCGACACGAGGTGACTGTCTTCGGCGAGGACTGACGCGGGCAACTCGCCTGGAACGTCGACACCTGCGCACTGTTCGACGGGACGGTCCGGGTCACCCCGGAGAGCGTCGAGGTGGCCGGCGAGTGCGCCGAGCCGAAGTGAATCGGTCGTATTCGGCTTTCGTATCGGTAGAGAGTGGTTACCGTTCGTGACTTGCGCGGTCCGAAAAGGCTACGTCACGGACCCCAGATTATTCAATGGAGTGACAGAACGGATCCACAGTATCGACGCCACGCGCATCGTCGCGATGGCGTTCGTCGTCGCGATTCACACGGACCCGTTCCGCGGCCTGGGAGCGTACGGCAACCTGGCCAACTTCGCGATCGATTCGACGGCGCGGTTCGCCGTCCCCTTCTTCTTCCTGACGTCCGGCTACCTGTTCGCCGCCAAGACGGCCGATCGGAACACGCGGCAGTTCCTCGTCGAGCAGGTGCGGACGCTCGCCTCGCTGTACGTGTTCGGCCTGCTCCTCGCCGCACCTGTCTTCCTCGCGGGAGCGCTCGCAGACAGAGGAGCGGATGCGGGGAGCGTCGTCCGAACGGGCACCCAGGAGCTCGCCGGATTCGTCTCGCCGCTCGAACTGCTCTACTTCGGCAACTCCGTCTCGGAGATCCTCTGGTTCCTCCCGGCGCTGGGGTACTCGCTGGTCCTGATCTACGGCTTCGACAGGGTCGACGGGACCCGGTATCTGCTCCCGGTCTCGCTCGGATTGCACGTCGTCGGCCTCCTGGCGTCCAGTTACGGGCTGTTCCTCGACGTCCCGATCGAGCACCGGGACGCGCTGTTCTTCGGGTTCTTCTACACGAGCCTCGGCTACCACCTCGGCGCGAGTGATTGGCGCCCGGACGCCGACCGGAGTACGCTCTACCTCGGTGCGGCGGGCGCGTTCGCCGCGCTGAACGTCGTGGAGCGGTACGTGCTGGGGTACGTGCTGACGGGCGAGACGGTCACTCAGGGCGTCTACACCGCGAGCTACACGATCGGGACCGCGCTCTTCTCGATCGCGCTGTTCCTGTTCCTCCTGGCGCGACCAGGGCTCGGCCAGCACACAGCACTGCCGTCGTGGGGGAAATCGGCTGTGGGGATCTACGTCGTCCACCCCGCGCTGCTGTACCCCCTGGAGCGCTCGGGGACGGCGCTGCGCTTGCTCGGGGTCGACGGTAGCGAGTCGGTCCTCTGGCACCTCCTCCTGACGCCCACGGTGTTCTTCGGGTCGTGGCTCGTCTACGTCGCAGTCCGGGAGTTGGGCGCCATCCAGGACGGCCAGGTCCGCCTTCCCGATGCGTGGTCGGTCCGGTCCGCCGATTCAGAGTGATTCCGTCCCGGAGCGAAGAATCCAACAGAGCCAAGGTCCGCGTTTTCGTCCCCCGAGGTAATGAGCACACTCCAGAACGACGTCGAGGAACTGCAGCAGCGCTACGACGAGGGACTGACCGCCGACGAGGTCGGCGAGGAAGAACTGGCCGTCCTTGAGGAGTTCCTGCAGGCGCTCGAGGCCGGCGACGTCCGGGCCGCCGAGAAGCGCGACGGCGAGTGGGAGGCCAACGAGTGGGTCAAGCAGGGCATCCTCCTGAACTTCGGCCTGCGCGACATCGAGACGCACAGCCACGGCGGCGTCGACTACCACGACGTCCTGCCGCTGCGCGACACCTCGGACCTCCCCGAGCGCGGCACCCGGAACACCCCGGACGGCACCGTCGTCCGTCGCGGCGCCTACGTCGGCAGCGACGCCATCATGATGAGCCCGTCGTTCGTCAACATCGGCGCGTACGTCGGCGACGGCACGCTCGTCGACTCCTGCGACACGGTCGGCTCGGCGGCCCAGATCGGCGACGACGTCAAGCTCGGCGCGAACACGCTCATCGGCGGCGTCCTCGAACCCGTCGAGGCCGCGCCGGTCGTCGTCGAGGACGGTGTCGCACTGGGCGCCGGCTGTCGCGTGACCTCCGGGTTCGTCGTCGGCGAGAACAGCGTCGTCGGCGAGAACACGCTGCTGACGCCGCGCATCCCGGTCTACGACCTCGTCGAGGAGGAGATCCTCTTCGGCCACCTGCCGCCGGAGCGGCGCGCGTTCACCCGGTTCGTGGAATCGAGCGTCGGTGATCACGACCTCTTCGAAGGCGGCGCCTACAAGCCCGCCGTCGTCGCGACGGACGTCGAGGACGAGACGCTGGAGGCGACCCAGCGCGAGGACGCGCTGCGCGGCAATTGATCACGGTCCCGCCGAAACCTTATCTGTGTACGTACACGTACACGGCTATATGGGGACGAAGACGATATCGCTCGCGGACGATGCCTACGAGAAACTCAAGGCCCACAAGCGCGAGGGCGAGAGCTTCAGCGACGTCGTCCGGCGTCTCACCGGCGGCGTCACGCTCTCGGAATACTACGGCGCTCTCGACGACGAGACGGCCGACGAACTCGAGGGGATCATCGAGGAGCGCCGAGAAGGACGCTCCGAGACACACCGCGAACGGGTCGATCGGTTCGTCAACGAGTTCGATGGGTCAGGTACCCACCTCTAAAGGGGTGGGCTTGTCAGTGGACTCCCGCTCTGACCACCCGTGTCGGTGGCAGGCGTAAACTCGCCGTTCGCGTGCAGCGTCCCTGACTTCAGGGCCACCTGACAGTCGGCCCCTCCAGGGCCAGACGTGTGCCAGCCCTGGAGCAATCGCCACCCGATATTTCGGGCGGCATTGTAGTCGGCGTGCAGTTCCTTCCCGCATTCAAGGCACTCGAACTCATCGCCGTCACGGTTGTGCTCGTGGGTGAACCCACAGGTCGAGTGACTGCAGCGCTGACTCGTGTAGGCGGGGGCGACTGTGGCCACCAGAATGCCGTGTTCTTCGGCCTTGTACTCGGTGTACTGCTGGATCGTCCGGAAGGCCCACTGCTGGAACTTCGAGGCACTCGAGATCCTCTCGCAGATGTTCGTTAAATCCTCGAATGCAATCGCAGCACAGTCGTGTTGACGGGCCTCCTGAACGATGGCTTTCGAGACCCGATGGAGATAGTCGTCGCTCCATCGCCCGAACCGATTACCGACGCGCTGGATGGTGAGGTGGGCCGACCGCGTCCCTGTCTGCTGGAGGCGCCCGCGTCGCCGTTCGTACTCGCGACGCTTGTGATTCAGTAAGTCGGCGTTGCCGAGGAACTGTCCTGTGCTGGTGACGGCCAGAGAGCCATCCACATTGAGGTCGACGCCGAGAACCACTCCGTTCTCAACAGTCGACACGTCCGTCTCCGGCTCCTTCTCGATGGCAACATGGAGGTAGTACTCACCGTTCCGCTTGTGCAGCGTCGCTTCCTTGCGCTCCCACTCCTCACGGTCCCAGTACTCTTCGAACGGCGTCCCTGTCTCGTCTGCGGGCGTGACATAGTCGGCACGAACACGCCCATCGACAGTAGCGAGTGTGCAGTGTTCGTCATTGTACGTGATGGTGCGGTGGCCGTAGACGACGACCGACCCGCGGAACGTGGGTTTACTCGTCGTGGCCCCCTCGAATAGTCGGTCCTGAGAGTTGGCAAGAGCTTCGGCAGCGAGCCGCCGCGCCGATTGGACGTGATTCGAGTGGAGGTCGGTCTGTGCGCGTACCTCATCGTAGGTTGCAGCGTTGAGGACACGTTGGTCAGTGGTGATGTCGCAAGGGTCGTCGGCCCATCCGTAATCCGCAACGTACTGAGCAGCCTCGCGAAATTGCTCGAACGTCGCAT includes:
- the dapB gene encoding 4-hydroxy-tetrahydrodipicolinate reductase; the protein is MRLVVIGATGRTGGEIVAEASDRGHDVVGVATEAATIESVDVHPSDDLAEVLEGADAAIDFTVPDASREHAALAAEAGVPYVVGTTGFDEQGMSTLREASESVPVLKASNFARGVQALLQVVEAGVEALPGYDVELTETHHNGKRDAPSGTANTILDVVDEAREESLDRTHGREGEHLRDESEVGVHVRRAGNVRGEHEVMLAGNDEVVTLTHRAESRRVFAAGAVDAAEWLAGREAGWYDFADAL
- a CDS encoding 2,3,4,5-tetrahydropyridine-2,6-dicarboxylate N-succinyltransferase, producing MSTLQNDVEELQQRYDEGLTADEVGEEELAVLEEFLQALEAGDVRAAEKRDGEWEANEWVKQGILLNFGLRDIETHSHGGVDYHDVLPLRDTSDLPERGTRNTPDGTVVRRGAYVGSDAIMMSPSFVNIGAYVGDGTLVDSCDTVGSAAQIGDDVKLGANTLIGGVLEPVEAAPVVVEDGVALGAGCRVTSGFVVGENSVVGENTLLTPRIPVYDLVEEEILFGHLPPERRAFTRFVESSVGDHDLFEGGAYKPAVVATDVEDETLEATQREDALRGN
- the dapA gene encoding 4-hydroxy-tetrahydrodipicolinate synthase; translation: MTHDTFTGVFPAMTTPFHDDESIDHDTLRNHAQRLEDAGVDGVVPVGTTGESATMTHDEHIEVVETVVDAVDDVPVIAGSGSNNTREALDLSRRSADAGADGLLLISPYYNRPQPEGMEHHFRQIADEVDLPQIVYNVPSRTGRNIAVETAVSLAEHDNVVGYKAASGDLNRINEVVERTREENFSVLSGDDALTLPVIAQGGTGCISVAANVEPERTVALVGAALENDFDRARELQYEMGDLFRTLFVESNPIPINEAMEIRGVHSSTMRSPLNPMTDENRERLREVLADLE
- a CDS encoding RNA-guided endonuclease InsQ/TnpB family protein encodes the protein MTVVRNIQVKLDVPADAHSVLDATFEQFREAAQYVADYGWADDPCDITTDQRVLNAATYDEVRAQTDLHSNHVQSARRLAAEALANSQDRLFEGATTSKPTFRGSVVVYGHRTITYNDEHCTLATVDGRVRADYVTPADETGTPFEEYWDREEWERKEATLHKRNGEYYLHVAIEKEPETDVSTVENGVVLGVDLNVDGSLAVTSTGQFLGNADLLNHKRREYERRRGRLQQTGTRSAHLTIQRVGNRFGRWSDDYLHRVSKAIVQEARQHDCAAIAFEDLTNICERISSASKFQQWAFRTIQQYTEYKAEEHGILVATVAPAYTSQRCSHSTCGFTHEHNRDGDEFECLECGKELHADYNAARNIGWRLLQGWHTSGPGGADCQVALKSGTLHANGEFTPATDTGGQSGSPLTSPPL
- a CDS encoding antitoxin VapB family protein, encoding MGTKTISLADDAYEKLKAHKREGESFSDVVRRLTGGVTLSEYYGALDDETADELEGIIEERREGRSETHRERVDRFVNEFDGSGTHL
- a CDS encoding acyltransferase, which translates into the protein MTERIHSIDATRIVAMAFVVAIHTDPFRGLGAYGNLANFAIDSTARFAVPFFFLTSGYLFAAKTADRNTRQFLVEQVRTLASLYVFGLLLAAPVFLAGALADRGADAGSVVRTGTQELAGFVSPLELLYFGNSVSEILWFLPALGYSLVLIYGFDRVDGTRYLLPVSLGLHVVGLLASSYGLFLDVPIEHRDALFFGFFYTSLGYHLGASDWRPDADRSTLYLGAAGAFAALNVVERYVLGYVLTGETVTQGVYTASYTIGTALFSIALFLFLLARPGLGQHTALPSWGKSAVGIYVVHPALLYPLERSGTALRLLGVDGSESVLWHLLLTPTVFFGSWLVYVAVRELGAIQDGQVRLPDAWSVRSADSE